From the genome of Procambarus clarkii isolate CNS0578487 chromosome 83, FALCON_Pclarkii_2.0, whole genome shotgun sequence, one region includes:
- the LOC123751662 gene encoding uncharacterized protein, producing MTCKILFVLTLATVNGQMLEHRDLVAMNASCSVEGFCDGSDYMSRENCYCDDLCAEYGDCCPDSFHYRREDQVRPEKYGCVSVGYRSVYMKDTCMSGWQDEEVAQLCLAGSPANISSSRDPLAHLPATSNTTSVIYTNYYCAICNNDSHHLTLWKTELQFDLSMKHPSDQQNNLTEYITSHLLFANGTWGAFIPLNNTDIFKTININIVIPSIARDCDSTIRSCAENWKDASVAALCHSYTAVRYVGSIAYRNPHCLLCNNHQFSKSSCQTYSYSTVAHGFIIVVDMNDSSGSNIVGFTNTCQSDESHDIFLKTCRNTRKNVNQTYTGDKCIDGDVEGTTNSSDASTCSSYTTGSNRTTCEFKETLKCEKKCLIKGKFTLYENRTVYIEPYDRWYHAGGYEITNGGVLVCSTQTQTEKFSAVMGWVSLAGLGLSCLCLLLHLAAFFLVPRLRNLPGKSLASLCLSLLTAYTIFIFSTFIKPRTTGCYISGVIMYYSFLASFCWMNIMAFDVWLTFRQAKDELRVSSGRQRSKFLFYCVYGWLLPALAVAVTVTLDKIAPAGLPSEFLPNFGQSLCWFGQRKALIVFFAAPLFVIMAVNVVFFLFTSYTIGASREPTLRSSCPQNKKQFLLYVRLAVLMGLSWITGIVAGYLQLEAVWYVFVVLNTLQGVFIFLTFTCRSKVWLAVQELCFKEAKSHSGTSMTPPRPGLTSDIIDSSRISIDTELSSSPDIIDSSRISIDTELSSSPFKALAAVRVCLTQ from the coding sequence ATGACTTGCAAGATTTTGTTTGTGTTGACACTAGCAACAGTCAACGGCCAGATGTTGGAACATCGTGATTTGGTTGCTATGAATGCATCGTGTTCAGTTGAGGGGTTTTGTGACGGTAGTGATTACATGAGTAGAGAAAACTGTTACTGTGATGACCTGTGCGCGGAGTATGGCGATTGTTGTCCTGACTCATTCCACTACAGACGGGAAGATCAGGTCCGGCCAGAAAAGtacgggtgtgtgagtgtgggttatCGCAGCGTTTACATGAAGGACACGTGCATGTCAGGGTGGCAGGACGAGGAGGTAGCCCAGCTGTGCCTGGCTGGCTCCCCGGCAAATATCTCCAGCAGCAGGGACCCGCTGGCCCACCTCcccgccaccagcaacaccacctccGTCATCTACACCAACTACTACTGCGCCATCTGCAACAACGACTCCCATCACCTCACACTCTGGAAGACAGAACTGCAGTTTGACCTGAGTATGAAACATCCTTCAGATCAACAGAATAACTTAACCGAATACATAACTTCTCATTTATTGTTCGCAAACGGAACTTGGGGTGCATTTATTCCCTTAAATAATACAGATATATTTAAAACAATTAATATTAACATTGTAATCCCTAGTATTGCAAGGGACTGCGACTCCACCATCAGGTCGTGTGCTGAGAACTGGAAGGACGCTTCTGTTGCTGCTCTGTGTCACTCTTACACGGCAGTGAGGTATGTGGGTTCCATTGCCTATAGGAACCCCCATTGTCTTCTATGTAACAACCACCAATTCTCTAAAAGTAGTTGTCAGACTTATAGCTATTCAACAGTTGCACATGGTTTCATTATTGTAGTTGATATGAATGACAGTAGTGGTAGTAATATTGTCGGATTTACAAACACTTGCCAGTCCGACGAATCTCATGATATTTTTTTAAAGACGTGTAGAAACACGAGGAAAAATGTGAATCAAACATATACAGGCGACAAGTGCATAGATGGTGATGTTGAAGGAACAACCAACAGCTCGGATGCCTCGACTTGTTCTTCATACACCACAGGCAGTAACAGGACGACTTGTGAATTTAAAGAAACTCTTAAGTGTGAAAAAAAATGCCTAATTAAAGGGAAATTCACGTTGTACGAGAACAGAACAGTGTACATAGAGCCTTACGACCGATGGTACCATGCGGGAGGGTACGAGATTACTAATGGCGGCGTCCTGGTGTGCTCGACACAGACACAAACAGAAAAGTTCTCCGCGGTGATGGGTTGGGTCTCACTGGCGGGTCTTGGGCTGTCCTGCCTTTGTCTCCTGCTTCACCTGGCTGCCTTCTTCTTGGTGCCTCGTCTTAGGAACCTCCCGGGCAAGTCCTTAGCGTCCCTCTGCCTGTCTCTTCTCACCGCCTACACCATCTTCATCTTCAGCACCTTCATCAAGCCTAGAACGACAGGATGTTATATCTCGGGAGTTATCATGTATTACTCCTTCCTCGCCTCCTTCTGCTGGATGAATATCATGGCCTTTGACGTGTGGCTGACATTTCGACAAGCTAAAGATGAGCTGCGAGTGTCATCTGGGAGACAGCGAAGCAAGTTCTTATTTTACTGTGTGTACGGCTGGCTGCTTCCCGCCCTCGCTGTGGCCGTCACAGTAACCCTTGATAAGATCGCCCCTGCAGGTCTTCCCTCAGAGTTTCTGCCCAACTTTGGTCAATCTTTGTGCTGGTTCGGGCAGCGCAAGGCCTTAATAGTGTTCTTTGCTGCTCCATTATTCGTAATTATGGCTGTCAATGTTGTGTTTTTCCTTTTTACTTCATATACCATCGGTGCCAGCAGAGAGCCGACGTTACGGAGCTCGTGTCCACAAAACAAGAAACAGTTTCTGCTGTATGTGCGACTGGCCGTGCTGATGGGCCTCTCCTGGATCACTGGCATCGTGGCTGGCTACCTGCAGCTGGAGGCCGTCTGGTACGTCTTCGTGGTCCTCAACACTCTGCagggagtcttcatcttcttgacCTTCACCTGCAGGAGCAAAGTGTGGCTGGCAGTGCAGGAGCTCTGTTTCAAGGAAGCTAAATCACATTCGGGTACAAGTATGACGCCGCCGCGGCCAGGTCTGACGTCAGACATTATAGACAGTTCTCGAATATCAATAGACACAGAGTTATCCAGCTCGCCAGACATTATAGACAGTTCTCGAATATCAATAGACACAGAGTTATCCAGCTCGCCTTTCAAGGCTCTCGCGGCTGTACGTGTATGTCTAACCCAGTAA